A single Orcinus orca chromosome 2, mOrcOrc1.1, whole genome shotgun sequence DNA region contains:
- the ABI1 gene encoding abl interactor 1 isoform X13: protein MAELQMLLEEEIPSGKRALIESYQNLTRVADYCENNYIQTVDIHKEKVARREIGILTTNKNTSRTHKIIAPANMERPVRYIRKPIDYTVLDDVGHGVKWLKAKHGNNQPARTGTLSRTNPPTQKPPSPPMSGRGTLGRNTPYKTLEPVKPPTVPNDYMTSPARLGSQHSPGRTASLNQRPRTHSGSSGGSGSRENSGSSSIGIPIAVPTPSPPTVGPAAPGSAPGSQYGTMTRQISRHNSTTSSTSSGGYRRTPSVTAQFSAQPHVNGGPLYSQNSIADSPTPPPPPPPDDIPMFDDSPPPPPPPPVDYEDEEAAVVQYNDPYADGDPAWAPKNYIEKVVAIYDYTKDKDDELSFMEGAIIYVIKKNDDGWYEGVCNRVTGLFPGNYVESIMHYTD, encoded by the exons actgTGGACATTCATAAAGAGAAAGTGGCTCGAAGAGAGATTGGTATTTTGACAACAAATAAGAATACATCAAGAACTCACAAAATAATAGCGCCTGCAAATATGGAGCGTCCTGTAAGGTATATTCGGAAACCTATTGACTATACAGTTCTGGATGATGTGGGCCATGGTGTCAAG TGGCTAAAAGCCAAG CATGGAAATAACCAGCCTGCAAGAACTGGCACACTGTCGAGAACAAATCCTCCTACTCAGAAACCACCGAGTCCTCCCATGTCAGGCCGGGGAACATTGGG ACGAAATACTCCTTACAAAACCCTGGAACCTGTTAAACCTCCAACAGTTCCTAATGACTACATGACAAGTCCTGCTAGGCTTGGAAGTCAGCATAGTCCAGGCAGGACAGCTTCTTTAAATCAGAGACCGAGGACACACAG TGGAAGCAGTGGAGGAAGTGGAAGCCGAGAAAACAGTGGCAGCAGCAGTATTGGCATTCCCATTGCCGTGCCTACACCCTCACCACCCACTGTTGGACCAG CAGCCCCGGGCTCAGCTCCTGGTTCCCAGTATGGCACAATGACCAGGCAGATTTCTCGACACAACTCTACCACTTCCTCGACATCTTCTGGTGGATACAGACGGACTCCCTCTGTGACGGCTCAGTTTTCTGCTCAGCCTCATGTTAATGGAGGTCCACTTTATTCTCAGAATTCAA TTGCTGATAGTCCGaccccaccacctcctcctccaccagATGACATTCCCATGTTTGACGACTCTCCACCACCTCCACCGCCGCCGCCAGTGGACTATGAAGATGAGGAGGCCGCAGTAGTCCAGTATAACGATCCATATGCAGATGGGGATCCTGCTTGGGCCCCCAAAAATTACATCGAGAAAG TTGTGGCAATATATGATTATACAAAAGACAAGGATGATGAGCTATCATTTATGGAGGGTGCGATCATCTATGTAATAAAGAAGAACGATGATGGCTGGTATGAAGGAGTCTGCAATCGAGTGACTGGTCTGTTCCCTGGGAACTATGTTGAATCGATCATGCACTATACTGATTAA
- the ABI1 gene encoding abl interactor 1 isoform X9 has product MAELQMLLEEEIPSGKRALIESYQNLTRVADYCENNYIQTVDIHKEKVARREIGILTTNKNTSRTHKIIAPANMERPVRYIRKPIDYTVLDDVGHGVKWLKAKHGNNQPARTGTLSRTNPPTQKPPSPPMSGRGTLGRNTPYKTLEPVKPPTVPNDYMTSPARLGSQHSPGRTASLNQRPRTHSGSSGGSGSRENSGSSSIGIPIAVPTPSPPTVGPAAPGSAPGSQYGTMTRQISRHNSTTSSTSSGGYRRTPSVTAQFSAQPHVNGGPLYSQNSISIAPPPPPMPQLTPQIPLTGFVARVQENIADSPTPPPPPPPDDIPMFDDSPPPPPPPPVDYEDEEAAVVQYNDPYADGDPAWAPKNYIEKVVAIYDYTKDKDDELSFMEGAIIYVIKKNDDGWYEGVCNRVTGLFPGNYVESIMHYTD; this is encoded by the exons actgTGGACATTCATAAAGAGAAAGTGGCTCGAAGAGAGATTGGTATTTTGACAACAAATAAGAATACATCAAGAACTCACAAAATAATAGCGCCTGCAAATATGGAGCGTCCTGTAAGGTATATTCGGAAACCTATTGACTATACAGTTCTGGATGATGTGGGCCATGGTGTCAAG TGGCTAAAAGCCAAG CATGGAAATAACCAGCCTGCAAGAACTGGCACACTGTCGAGAACAAATCCTCCTACTCAGAAACCACCGAGTCCTCCCATGTCAGGCCGGGGAACATTGGG ACGAAATACTCCTTACAAAACCCTGGAACCTGTTAAACCTCCAACAGTTCCTAATGACTACATGACAAGTCCTGCTAGGCTTGGAAGTCAGCATAGTCCAGGCAGGACAGCTTCTTTAAATCAGAGACCGAGGACACACAG TGGAAGCAGTGGAGGAAGTGGAAGCCGAGAAAACAGTGGCAGCAGCAGTATTGGCATTCCCATTGCCGTGCCTACACCCTCACCACCCACTGTTGGACCAG CAGCCCCGGGCTCAGCTCCTGGTTCCCAGTATGGCACAATGACCAGGCAGATTTCTCGACACAACTCTACCACTTCCTCGACATCTTCTGGTGGATACAGACGGACTCCCTCTGTGACGGCTCAGTTTTCTGCTCAGCCTCATGTTAATGGAGGTCCACTTTATTCTCAGAATTCAA TTTCTAttgctccaccccctccccctatGCCTCAGTTGACTCCACAGATACCTCTCACAGGCTTCGTGGCCAGGGTGCAGGAAAACA TTGCTGATAGTCCGaccccaccacctcctcctccaccagATGACATTCCCATGTTTGACGACTCTCCACCACCTCCACCGCCGCCGCCAGTGGACTATGAAGATGAGGAGGCCGCAGTAGTCCAGTATAACGATCCATATGCAGATGGGGATCCTGCTTGGGCCCCCAAAAATTACATCGAGAAAG TTGTGGCAATATATGATTATACAAAAGACAAGGATGATGAGCTATCATTTATGGAGGGTGCGATCATCTATGTAATAAAGAAGAACGATGATGGCTGGTATGAAGGAGTCTGCAATCGAGTGACTGGTCTGTTCCCTGGGAACTATGTTGAATCGATCATGCACTATACTGATTAA